The sequence GGTCAAGAATCCCCGACCGGGCGATGAGATAGCCGAGCTGGGCGCGGCTCTCGCTGCCGAGGACCGCGGCGAGTTTGGCGATGTGGACGCGGGCGGTGCGGATGTTCATGCCGAGGCGCTCCGCGACGGCGGCGTCGGTGAGGCCCTCGACGAGCAGGCCGGCGATGGCGCGCTGGCGGGGGGTGACGCCGTTCAGGGTGGGACGCTTCACGGTCTGCGGGTAGATGGGCGTGGCCAGCCGCCACAGCCGGTCGAAGGCTGTCACGAAGAACCGGAGCAGGGCCGGGTGGCGGACTTCCAGGGCGATCCGGCCGTCGTCGCCGGCCGGGACGAAGACGACGGTGCGGTCGATGACGATCAGCCGGTCCGGCAGCTCGTCCAGGGCGCGGGCCTCGACATCGCCCTGCAGCCGCTGGAAGCCGGCGTACACGGCGGGCACATGGCGCAGGGTGTGCTGGTAGAGGCCGCGCATCCGGGCGCCGCGGTCGAGCACCGCCTGGTCGCGCGCCGTGGCGGCCGTGCCCGCGGCCTCGCCGCGCCTGCCGGTGAGCCCGGCGCGCGACTGGATGGTGAGCACCTCCTCGCTCGCGTCGGCCATCGCCTCGGTGATGGCCCGGTTGATGCGCTCGGTGCCGCTGTGCAGCCGCAGCACCGGGGTGTCGGCGCCCACGTGGGCCGGCGTCTCGATCCGCGTCAGCGGCTCGAACTGCTCCACCAGCCGTTCCTGGCGCCGCCGTTCGGCGGCGATGCGGGCGGCCGAGAGGCCGAGCAGCCGGTGCAGCGCCGCGGTGGGAGTGACCGGCTCCAGCAGGCCGGGGTCGCCGGGGGCCGGACGCAGCAGCCCGGAGCCGATCAGACAGGGGGCGTCCGCCGCGTCCCCGGCTTGCAGGCGGCCGTCCCGCAGGGCGCGCTCGTACAGCGTGGCGCCCGCCTCGCAGAGTTGCCCGGGGCCGTGTTCAGGATGGCTCACGGGGTCGTCTCCCGCGGTTCGAGAAGGGTGGAGTCCGCTGTCAGGCAGCCGAGTCGGGCGCGGCTCTCGCCACCGAGGGGGGCCGCGACGGTGCGCCGGTGGGGTGTGACGCCGTTCGGGGCGGGGTGCTGGACGGCGCCCGCGTCGCGCAGATCCTCGGTCCCGTGCTCGCGGTGGCTCACCCGCCCGCCTCCTCCGGTTCGAGTATCCCGGACCTCGCTATCAGGTAGCCGAGCTGGGCCCTGCCCTCGCTGCCCAGGGTGACCGCGAGCCGGGCGATGTGGTCGCGGGCCGTGCGGACGTTCATGCCGAGGCGGTCGGCGATGACGGCGTCGGTGTGGCCTTCGACGAGGAGGGCGGCGATGGCGCGCTGGCGCGGGGTGACGCCGTTCAGGGTGGGCCGGCGGACCGGTTCCGGGTACATGGGGGTGGCCAGCCGCCACAGCCGGTCGAACGTGGTCGCGAAGTAGCCGACCAGCGCGGGATGGCGGACCTCCAGCGCGAGCGTGCCGTCGTCGTCGGCCGGTATGAAGGCCGCCTTCCGGTCCATGACGATGAGCCGGTCGGTCAGCTCGTCCAGGCAGCGGGCCTGGCTGTCGCCGGTGAGCCGTTCGTTGTAGCCGAGGATGGCCGGCAGATGGACCGCCGTGTGCTGGAAGAGGGTCCGGATGCGGCCGCCGCGGTCGAGCAGTCTCTGGTCACGGCGGAAGGCGGTCTCGCGGGCGGCTTCACCGCGCGGACCGACGAGTCCCGAGTAGTGCGGCTGGATGCACAGGACCTCCTCGTACGTCTCCTCCATCGCCTCGGTGAGGGCCTGGTTGATGCGCTGGGAGCCGCTGTGCAGGCGCAGCAGCGGGGTACCGGCGCCGGTGCCCGCGGCCTGCGGCCCGTCCGTCCGCAGCAGCGGCTCGAACTGCTCCACCAGCTGTTCCTCACGCCGGTACTCGTCCGCGACCCGGGCCCGGGAGCCGCGCAGCAGCTGGTTCAGGGCGGCGGCGGGGGCGACGGGTTCGAGGCGGGCGGGGTCGTCGAGGGCCGGGTGCAGCAGGCCGAGGTCGGTCAGGCAGGGGGCCTCGCCGGCCTCGTCGGCGCGCACGTGACCGTCCGTGAGGGCCTGGGTGTACAGCTTCACTGCGGCCGGGCACAGATCTTCGGCTCCGTGCTCCTGATGCGGCTTCGTGGTCAATCCGCCGCCACCTCCCCCTCCTCGTCCTCCTGCCTCAGGATCCCCGACTCGCCTATGAGAAAGCCGAGTTGGGCGCGGCTCTCGCTGCCGAGGGTGGCGGCCAGCTTGGCGATGTGGACGCGGGCGGTGCGGACGTTCATGCCGAGGCGGTCGGCGATGGCGGTGTCGGTGTGGCCTTCGACGAGGAGGGCGGCGATGGCGCGCTGGCGGGGGGTGATGCCGTTGAGGGACGGTTTCCGCACCGCCTCGGGGTACATGGGGGTGGCCAGGTTCCAGAGCCGGTCGAAGGTGGTCGCGAAATAGTCGACCAGGGCCGGGTGACGGACTTCCAGGGCGAGGGTGCGGTCCTTGTTCGCGGGGATGAAGGCCACCCGGCGGTCGATGACGAGCAGCCGCTCGGTGAGCTCGTCCAGGGTGCGGGCCTCCACGTCGCCGTGCAGCTGTTCGTAGCGGGCCATGGCCCTGGGCCGGTAACGCTCGGTGTGCTGGTAGAGCGTGCGGATACGGCCGCCGCGGTCGAGCAGGGCCTGGTCGCGTTCCAGGGCGAGAGGCACCACGCTGAGATCCCCGATGTTGTGGGGCTGGATGGTGAGGACCTCCCCCGTGAGGTCCTCCACGGCCTCGGAGATGGCGACGTTGATCCTGTCGAGTCCGCTCAGCAGCCGGATGCCCGCGGGGTCCGCCGGGCCGGTGCCCGGCGCCGCGAGGGCGAGGAGTGGTTCGAAGGCCTCGGTGAGGCGGACGCCCTGGCGGCGCCGGTGGGCTATGTCCTCGTCGACGGAGCGCAGCAGCCGGGGGAGGGCGACGGCGGGGGCCGTCGGCCTGAGGCGGTCCGCGTCATCGGTGTCGGGCCGCAGGAGTTCCGCGTCCAGGAGACAGGGCACCGCTTCGGCCTCGCGGACGGGGACATGGCCCTCACGCACCGCGCGGCTGTACAGTTCGAGGCCCGCCTCGCACAGCTCCTCCGCGGCGTGCTCCTGATGTGGCGGAGGGGTCACCGTGACGCCTCCCTCCCCGCGCCGCTCACTGCCGGCCGCCCGGTCCCGGCTGTGAGGTGTCCTTGTCCAGGATCCCCGACTGGGCGATGAGATAGCCGAGTTGGGCGCGGCTGCCGCTGCCCAGGGCCTGGGCGAGCTTGGCGATGTGGGCCCGGCAGGTACGGACGTTCATGCCCAGCCGGCGGGCGATGGCCTCGTCGACATGGCCCTCGACGAGGAGCTTGGCTATGGAGTGCTGGATCTCGGTGATGCCGTCGGCCGCGGCTTCGTAGGGAGCGCCGGCGCTCAGTGGCACCGCCCGGTCCCACATGAACTCGAACACCTTGATCAGGTAGCGCACGAGACCCGGGTGGCGCAGCTCCAGGGCGACCTGCCGGTCGTCCTGTATGGGGATGAAGGCGACGGACTCGTCACAGATGATGAGACGTTCGACCAGTTCGTCGATGGTCCGGTACTCCGCCTTGCCGTTGGCGAACTGGTCCACGTAGGCGAGCCGTTCGGGGCTGTATCTGGCGGTGTGCTGGTACAGGGTCCGGATGCGGACGCCTCGCTCGATCAACGGCTTGTCGCGTTCGAGGGCTTCGACGAGTCTGCGTTCGGGATGGCGGTGGCTGGGCTGGACCGTGAGGACCTCGTTCTGGCACTGGGCCGTGGCCAGGTCGAGTGCCGTGTTGATCCGGTCGAGCCCCTCCAGCACGGTGACCGAGTGGGTGGACGCCGTAGCCTGGGCGCTGAGGTCCAGGAACGGCTCGAACACCTCGGCAAGTTTGGTTGACACCGTCCTGCGTTCGGTGATTTCACGCTCAAGGGGGTTGAGCCGCTGGGCGAGGGCCACCGACGCGGGGACCGGGCGCAGCCAGTTCGCATCGTCAGGATCCGGATGGAGAAGCGCGAACTCCATCAGACAGGGAGCAACTTCCACATCCGCGCGGGCGATGCGTCCCGTACGCAGTGCGTTCGCGTAGAGACGGCTGCCTGCCTCGCACAGATCCGTCAAGGCATGGGGATGTGTCTCTTTAGTGCGATTCGTTACCAAATCTCCACCCCCCAGGGTCCTGAACATGCAGGAACATGATGCACTGATTGTGTGGCCATGACGTGCCCGAATGAGCCATCGTCTTGTTCGACGGGGGAAGAGGGGACTTTCAAGTGAGGACGAAGCCGACTATGCGAAAGAGAATGCTTCGCTCGATACTTGTCGCCGCCTTCTCCGCCGTTGTGGCCTTCGGATCGCTGAGTGGCCTCTCTGGCGCGAAGGGTGACGCTCGAGCGGACACCGCTTGGTCTGTCATGGCCGGCACGCGCCAGGTGGGCGCGAGCGCCGCTGCCGCCTTCCCGACCGACACCGCGTGGAGTTGATGTGACGACTCCACCCGACGACCGCTCCTTCCGACGCGAGATGGCCACCGCCTACCGCTCGGGCTGGCACTTCATCGACCTGGTCACCGCCATCCCCCACAGCGGCGACTCGTTGATGGTGACGGTGTTCGGCGAGCCGGTCGTCGTCACCCGGGACGACGAAGAGGACGTGCGCGCGTACCGGTGCCTGCGCAAGCCTCGCGGTGCGCCACAGCCGGTGCGATGTGCCATCCGCTACGGCATGATCTTTGTGAACCTGGACCAACGCGACCATCGGTTGGCAGAACCGGACGATTCAGACCTTAGGGCTGTCTCTGCCACCCCCCGCAGTGCCTGACGCGATTCCCCCGTCGTAAAAGATCGCTCAGGTGCTTCCCCCCGCAGCGGCGTCACCGTGACCTGAACACGGTGACGCCGCTGCAGTTTGTGGCGACATTTCGATGTATGGGAGCGCTTTCACGGTGGCTGAAACCAACCGGTTGACCTCTTCTTGAGGGTGGCTGAAACCAACCGGTTGACCTGCTCGTCTCAGCCGCGCCCCAGAGCGCGCTCCACCTCGATCTCGATCACCACCCGTGAGGGGTTCTCGCCGGGCACGCGTCCGTACCGCTCGGCATAGCGCCGCTCCGCCTCCGCGACCCTTCCCCGCTCTCGGCTCCGCTCGTGCGGGGGGACGCCCATCGCCTCGCCCCGCACCCGCGCCCGGCCCTCCAGCGTGGCCCAGCGCCGGCCGTCCACCTGGCACACCGCGACCCGTGCGCCCTCGGGTCCGGCCGCGAGGACGTGGGACACCTTCGCGCTGGTCCTGTTGGTGATCACCCTCGCCAGTCGCGCCTCGGGGTCGTACGTCACCCCGACCGGCACCACGTGCGGGCTGCCGTCGGGGCGCAGGGTGGTCAGCGTGCACAGGTGCCGCTCCCGCCAGAAGGCGAGGTACGGCTCGTCCGGGGCGACCGGGTCCACGGAGTACGAGGTCATGGCAGTCATGGGCCGCAACCTAGCCCCAGAATCCTCCGGAGCCAGCCTTGAGTGGAATAGACTCAACTTTGTGTACGCTGGTTAAGTCAGCAATGGGAGACATGGGAGAGACACGGCCGACGGGCCGACGTCGAGGAGGAGAGCGCGAACGTGGACGCCGAGCTGACCAACAGGAGCCGGGAAGCGATCAATGCGGCCAGTAGCCGTGCCGTGACCGGGGGGCATCCCGACCTCACCCCCGCCCACCTGCTGCTCGCGCTGCTCGCGGGGCAGGAGAACGAGAACATCACCGATCTGCTGGCGGCCGTGGAGGCCGACCAGGCCGCCGTACGATCGGGCGCCGAGCGGGTGCTGGCCGGGCTGCCCAGCGTGACCGGCTCCACCGTGGCGCCCCCGCAGCCCAACCGCGAGCTGCTCGCCGTGCTCGCCGACGCGAACGAACGGGCGAAGGCCCTCGGTGACGAGTACCTGTCCACCGAACACCTGCTGACCGGCATCGCCGCGAAGGGCGGCGCGGCCGGTGAGGTGCTCCGCAAGCAGGGCGCCGACGCGAAGAAGCTCCAGGAGGCCTTCCGGAAGGCCAGGGGAGGGCGCCGTGTGACCACCGCCGACCCCGAGGGCCAGTACAAGGCCCTGGAGAAGTTCGGTACCGACTTCACCGCCGCCGCCCGCGAGGGCCGCCTGGACCCCGTGATCGGGCGGGACCAGGAGATCCGGCGGGTCGTCCAGGTCCTCTCCCGCCGTACGAAGAACAACCCGGTCCTCATCGGTGAGCCCGGCGTCGGCAAGACCGCCGTCGTCGAAGGGCTCGCCCAGCGGATCGTGAAGGGCGACGTGCCCGAGTCCCTGAAGGACAAGCGGCTCGTCTCGCTCGACCTCGGCGCGATGGTGGCCGGCGCCAAGTACCGCGGCGAGTTCGAGGAGCGGCTGAAGTCCGTGCTCGCCGAGATCAAGGACTCCGACGGGCAGATCATCACCTTCATCGACGAGCTGCACACCGTCGTGGGCGCGGGCGCCGGCGGGGACTCCGCCATGGACGCCGGCAACATGCTCAAGCCGATGCTGGCCCGCGGCGAGCTGCGCATGGTCGGCGCGACCACCCTGGACGAGTACCGGGAGCGGATCGAGAAGGACCCCGCCCTGGAGCGCCGCTTCCAGCAGGTGCTGGTCGCCGAGCCGACCGTCGAGGACACCATCGCCATCCTGCGCGGACTCAAGGGCCGCTACGAGGCCCACCACAAGGTGCAGATCGCGGACAGCGCGCTGGTCGCGGCCGCGACCCTCTCCGACCGCTACATCACCTCCCGCTTCCTGCCCGACAAGGCCATCGACCTGGTCGACGAGGCGGCCTCCCGCCTCCGCATGGAGATCGACTCCTCGCCCGTCGAGATCGACGAACTCCAGCGCTCCGTCGACCGGTTGAAGATGGAGGAGCTGGCGATCGCCAAGGAGACCGACCCGGCCTCCGTCGAACGCCTGGACAAGCTGCGCCGCGACCTCGCCGACAAGGAGGAGGAGCTGCGGGGCCTGACCGCCCGCTGGGAGAAGGAGAAGCAGTCCCTCAACCGGGTCGGCGAGCTGAAGGAGAAGCTGGACGAGCTGCGCGGTACGGCCGAACGCGCCCAGCGCGACGGCGACTTCGACACCGCGGCCAAGCTGCTCTACGGCGAGATCCCGCAGCTGGAGAAGGAGCTGGAGGCCGCCTCCGAGGCCGAGGAGGAGGTCGCCAAGGACACCATGGTCAAGGACGAGGTGGGCTCCGACGACATCGCCGACGTCGTCGCCGCCTGGACCGGCATCCCCGCCGGGCGCCTCCTGGAGGGCGAGACGCAGAAGCTGCTGCGCATGGAGGATGAGCTCGGCAAGCGGCTCATCGGGCAGGGCGAGGCCGTACGGGCGGTGAGCGATGCCGTACGGCGGTCGCGTGCCGGGATCGCCGACCCCGACCGGCCCACCGGCTCCTTCCTCTTCCTCGGCCCGACGGGCGTCGGCAAGACCGAACTCGCCAAGGCGCTCGCCGACTTCCTCTTCGACGACGAGCGGGCCATGGTCCGCATCGACATGTCGGAGTACAGCGAGAAGCACAGCGTGGCCCGGCTGGTCGGCGCGCCTCCCGGCTACGTCGGCTACGAGGAGGGCGGACAGCTCACCGAGGCGGTGCGGCGGCGCCCGTACAGCGTGGTGCTGCTGGACGAGGTGGAGAAGGCCCACCCCGAGGTCTTCGACATCCTGCTCCAGGTGCTGGACGACGGACGCCTGACGGACGGCCAGGGACGCACGGTCGACTTCCGCAACACCATCCTGGTGCTCACCTCCAACCTGGGCAGCCAGTACCTGGTGGAGCCGCTGACCAGCGAGCACGAGAAGAAGGAGCAGGTCCTGGAGGTGGTCCGGGCCTCCTTCAAGCCCGAGTTCCTCAACCGGCTCGACGACCTGGTGGTCTTCTCGGCGCTGGCCAAGGACGAGCTGGCCCGGATCGCCCAGCTCCAGATCGACCGGCTCGCCAGGCGGCTGGCCGAACGCCGGCTCACCCTGGAGATCACGCCCGAGGCGCTGACCTGGCTCGCCGACGAGGGCAACGACCCGGCCTACGGCGCCCGCCCGCTGCGCCGCCTGGTGCAGACCGCCATCGGCGACCGCCTCGCCAAGGAGATCCTCTCCGGCGAGATCAAGGACGGCGACACGGTCCGGGTGGACCGCTTCGGCGAGGGCCTGATCGTGGGCCCGGCGACCGGGAAGACACTGTGACGCTCACACGGTGAACGCCATGAACCGTACGAGGGCCCGGTCGGGGCCCTCGTACGTCACATCCACGAGCACCGCGTCCGCCTCGGCCCCGGCCGGGGGTGCGTGCTCGCCCTCGCCGTTCAGCCGCAGACAGAGATCCACTCCGTCGTCGCAGTACTCCGTGTCGGTCTCGGGCGCGTGCGGATAGGCGGCCCGCAGCCAGTCGCGCACGCCCTCCCGCGGCATCCGGAACGAGGCGTCGTAGGAGGTGTCCAGCCAGGTCTCCACGGTGCAGTGCGCGGCATGCGCCTCCTTCGGCAGCTTCGCCCCACCGAAGGCGAGCGCCTCGGCGCAGGGCGCCTTCTGCGGGCTGCCCATCTCGGAGAACGAGATCGCGAACGTCACCACCTCCACGCCCAGCCACACCAGGACCAGGGCCGGAACCGCCACGATCACCGCGACGAGAACCCGTCTTTTCCGCCCCCACCCCGCCATACCGACCCCCCTGCGCGCCCCGGCCCTCCACCCGACCAGACGGATCCTGTCAGCCGACGGCTGACAGGTCCCGGCGGGGCTTGCCACCCCCCTCCCCGCATGGGGGAGGATGACGGAATCCGCATGAAGGGAAAATCACGGTGAGCATCGACCCGTCCTCGATTCCGAACTTCGGGGGCCAGCCCGAACCCGATCCCCAGGGACCGGCCGGCCCCGTCGTCCCGGATCAGGACCTCGTGAAGCAGCTCCTCGACCAGATGGAGCTGAAGTACGTCGTCGACGAGGAGGGTGACCTCGCGGCGCCGTGGGAGCAGTTCCGCACGTACTTCATGTTCCGCGGGGAGGCCGAACAGTCGGTCTTCTCGGTGCGGACCTTCTACGACCGCCCCCACAAGATCGACGAGAAGCCGCAGCTGCTGGAGTCCATCGACGACTGGAACCGCCGCACCCTGTGGCCCAAGGTCTACACCCACACCCATGACGACGGCACCGTCCGCCTCATCGGCGAAGCCCAGATGCTGATCGGCACCGGTGTCGACATCAACCACTTCGTCTCCTCCACGGTCAGCTGGGTGCGGGCCGCGATCGAGTTCGACCGGTGGCTGGTGGAGCAGCTGGGCCTGGAGGAGGACGTCAACGACGCGGAGGAGCCGGGCGGCGACGAGGAGTGATCCCGGCCCCCTGCCACAGCTGAGGTCCGGGGGCCGCCGCCCCCGGATCGCAGCCGGACTCACATGCTCCGCAGCCGCTGTGCCGCCTCCCGCAGCACCTCCTCGCGCTTGCAGAAGGCGAACCGCACGAACGGCGCTCCGGCCTCCCGGTCGTCGTAGAAGACCGCGTTGGGGACGGCCACCACGCCCGCCCGCTCCGGCAGGGCGCGGCAGAAGGCGAAGCCGTCCTTCTCGCCGAGGGGGCGGATGTCGGTCGTGATGAAGTAGGTGCCCGCCGTCCGGAAGACCTCGAAGCCCGCCTCGGTGAGCCCCTGGGCGAGGATGTCCCGGCGCACGCGCATGTCCCGGCGGAACCCGTCGAAGTAGGCGTCGGGCAGCGCGAGAGCCTCGGCCACCGCGTACTGGAAGGGCCCCGCGGAGACGAAGGTGAGGAACTGCTTCACCGCGCGCACGGCGCTCACCAGCTCGGGCGCGGCCGTCACCCAGCCGACCTTCCAGCCGGTGAAGGAGAAGGTCTTGCCGGCCGAGCCGATCGTGACCGTGCGCTCCCGCATCCCGGGGAACGTGGCCAGCGGCAGGTGCTCGGCGTCGTCGAAGACCAGGTGCTCGTAGACCTCGTCCGTCACCACCAGCAGATCCCGCTCCACCGCCAGCTCGGCGATCGCGGCCAGCTCCGCGCGGGTGAGGACCGTGCCCGTGGGGTTGTGCGGGGTGTTGATCAGCAGCAGCCGGGTGCGGTCGGTGACCGCCGCGCGCAGCTCGTCCAGGTCCAGCCGGAAGCCGCCGTCGTCCGGACGCAGGGTCACCGGCACCCGCCTGCCGCCCGCCATCGCGATGCTCGCCGCGTAGGAGTCGTAGTACGGCTCCAGGGCCACGACCTCGTCATCCGGCTCCAGGAGGGCCAGCAGGGAGGCCGCGATGGCCTCCGTGGCGCCGGCCGTGACCAGCACCTCGGTGTCGGGGTCGTACGACAGCCCGTAGCGGCGCAACTGGTGCGCGGCGATCGCGGTGCGCAGCTCCGGGATGCCCGGACCCGGCGGGTACTGGTTGCCGCGCCCGTCGCGCAGCGCGCGCACGGCCGCCTCCCGGACTTCCTCGGGGCCGTCGGTGTCCGGGAAGCCCTGGCCCAGGTTGATCGACCCGGTCGACACGGCGAGGGCGGACATCTCGGCGAAGATCGTCGTCCCGAACTCGGCGAGGCGGCGGTTGAGGTGCGGGCGCGCGCTGGAGGTCATGCCCGTCATCCTGCGCCCAAGCTCTGGAGTTCCTCAACTCGGCTTTGAGGCACGGAACGGCCGGGCATCCCCCCGTCACCGCACGACAGGCGGCGAGGGACGAGGCGTCCACGGGGCCGCTTCGGGGGAACGGAAGGAGCGTGACGCCATGAGCGACAACATGATCGAACTCATCATGCTGGCGGCGGCCGTGGTTGTGCTGACCGTGGTGAGCAAGATCCGTCGCAGGCGGCATGCCGGGCCGTCGCTCGGCAAGCGCCGCGGGGGGAACCGGGCGTACGGCTCGTCCTCGACCAGCGGGGGCGGCAGCTGGTGGGCCGGCGACGGGGGCGGCGGTTCGTCGTCCGGCGGCCACCACTCCGGTGGCCACCACTCGGGCGGCCATCACTCCTGCGGGGGCGGCCACTCGTGCGGCGGCCACTCGTCGTGCGGCGGGGGTTCCTCCTGCGGCGGCGGGGGCGGATGCGGTGGAGGCAGCTGACACGGGGCAGCTGAGCTTCCCGCTCTCGGGCGCCCGCCGGGCAGCACATCCGGCGGGCGCCCGGCCGTCGCGATCCCGCTCGCGGCGTGCGCCCGGCGTACGCCATAGTTGAACAGTTGAGCTGTGTAGCCCTCTGAGGGATGGAAAGCCCACGAAGTTGGGTAAAAACGCTGTGGTGGCGCCACTGTCCATGATTCCCTCTAAAACACCTACGCAGCCCCTCGGACGTCCCGCAGACTCCCCTCCCCGGCCGGGCAGGCTGGGCTGATCGGGCTGACATGGCCGAACTCCCCCCATCTTTGCGTGTTAGCGGAGCCGATCCATGCTCACGACCCTGAACACCTCCTACACCGATACGCGCGCTGCCGACCTCGCCTGGGCGCTCGGGCGCGAGCCGCTGCCCGCCCTGGCCGCCCTCGATCTGGAACTGACGGGCGCGAAGCTGCAGTTGAGACTGCTCGGCGCATCCCACCAGGTACTGCTGGAGGAGGAGCGGGGCAGCTGCTCGGAGACGGTCGCGTGCATCCCCGGATCCAGCACCCCTCTTCCGCTGGGCGTGGCCAAGCGGGTCGGCGACTGGGAGTACGAGTTCGCGGCGCGCGTCGAGGTGCTGACACCGGGCTCGTTCGCGGGCCGCGCCCAGGAGTTGCTGGCCCTCGTCTCCGACCACCCGCACGGTCTCGCCGGTGTCTTCCCCGGCAGTCCGCACGCCTTCACCGCGATGCTCGCCCAGCGGCACGAGGGCCAGGTGCACTGGCGCACCTGGCACGCCTACCCGCAGGACGGGCAGTTGGTGGCGACACGGACGCGCGTCGGGCAGCGGGTGTCCGCGGCCCAGACGGACTGAGGCGTGCCGCAAGCCTCCCGGACGACATAAACCCCGCTACGACAACTGCCCGCAGTTCCACACGTGTGGGTGACGAAGCGTACCGAGCCTGTGACGTAACGTCGCAACGTGATCGAACCGCACGCCCCCCCGCGCCCGGGTGCCTCGCCCTGGACCGGCCCCGCTCGGCTGCCCGTCCGGCCCGGCACCGGCCGGTTCCTGGTCCTCGTGTGCGTCTTCGTCTGCGCGGCCTGCGGACTCGTGTACGAACTCGAACTCGTCGCGTTCGCCTCGTACTTGATCGGCGACTCGGTCACCCAGGCCTCTGTCGTGCTGTCCGTCATGGTCTTCGCGATGGGCATCGGCTCGCTCGCCGCCAAGCGGCTGCGCTGGCACGCGGCCGTCGGCTTCGGCGCGATCGAGACCGTCCTGGCGCTGGTCGGCGGGTGCAGCGCGATGGCGCTGTACGCCGTCTTCGCCTGGACCGGCGGCTGGGGCGGGATGTGGGCGGCCGGACCGCGCTGCCTGCTGGTCGCCTTCTCCCTCGCCATCGGCCTGCTCATCGGCGCCGAAGTCCCCCTGCTGATGGAGCTGATCCAGCGCATCCGCCGTCAGGACGCGGGCGGCGCGGTCGCCGACCTGTTCGCGGCGGACTACGTGGGCGCGCTGGTCGGCGGCCTGGCCTTCCCCTTCCTTCTCCTGCCGTTCCTGGGCCAGTTGACGGGCGCCCTGCTCACCGGCACGGTCAACGTCGTCGCAGGGGGCGCCCTGGTCCTCGGTCTGTTCCACCGCGACCTGACCCACCGCGCCCGCTGGACGCTGCTCGTCGCCGGCCTCGTCGTCCTCGGCGTCCTCGCCTCCGCGGTCGCCCTCGCCGACGACTTCGAACGGGCGGCCCGGCGTGCGGTGTACGGCAGGGACGTCCGGGTCGCGCTGCAGACCGATGTGCAGGAGGTGGTCCTCACCGGCGGCACCCACGGCCGTCCCCTCGACCTCTTCCTGGACGGCCGGCTGCGGGTCGGGGGCCGCGACGAGCGCCGCTACCACGAGGCCCTGGTCGCCCCCGCGATGACCGGCCCGCACGCGCGCGTGCTCATCCTCGGCGGCGGCGACGGCCTGGGTGCCCGCGAGGTCCTGCGCCACCGGGGCGTGCACCGCGTCGACGTCGTCGAGCTCGACGCCGGCCTGGTGGGCCTGGCCCGCCACGACCCCGGCCTGACCGCCCTCAACGGTCACGCGTACGACGATCCCCGCGTCCGCGTCACGACCGCCGA is a genomic window of Streptomyces griseochromogenes containing:
- a CDS encoding DUF2617 family protein — its product is MLTTLNTSYTDTRAADLAWALGREPLPALAALDLELTGAKLQLRLLGASHQVLLEEERGSCSETVACIPGSSTPLPLGVAKRVGDWEYEFAARVEVLTPGSFAGRAQELLALVSDHPHGLAGVFPGSPHAFTAMLAQRHEGQVHWRTWHAYPQDGQLVATRTRVGQRVSAAQTD
- a CDS encoding pyridoxal phosphate-dependent aminotransferase gives rise to the protein MTGMTSSARPHLNRRLAEFGTTIFAEMSALAVSTGSINLGQGFPDTDGPEEVREAAVRALRDGRGNQYPPGPGIPELRTAIAAHQLRRYGLSYDPDTEVLVTAGATEAIAASLLALLEPDDEVVALEPYYDSYAASIAMAGGRRVPVTLRPDDGGFRLDLDELRAAVTDRTRLLLINTPHNPTGTVLTRAELAAIAELAVERDLLVVTDEVYEHLVFDDAEHLPLATFPGMRERTVTIGSAGKTFSFTGWKVGWVTAAPELVSAVRAVKQFLTFVSAGPFQYAVAEALALPDAYFDGFRRDMRVRRDILAQGLTEAGFEVFRTAGTYFITTDIRPLGEKDGFAFCRALPERAGVVAVPNAVFYDDREAGAPFVRFAFCKREEVLREAAQRLRSM
- a CDS encoding YbjN domain-containing protein translates to MSIDPSSIPNFGGQPEPDPQGPAGPVVPDQDLVKQLLDQMELKYVVDEEGDLAAPWEQFRTYFMFRGEAEQSVFSVRTFYDRPHKIDEKPQLLESIDDWNRRTLWPKVYTHTHDDGTVRLIGEAQMLIGTGVDINHFVSSTVSWVRAAIEFDRWLVEQLGLEEDVNDAEEPGGDEE
- a CDS encoding polyamine aminopropyltransferase; the protein is MIEPHAPPRPGASPWTGPARLPVRPGTGRFLVLVCVFVCAACGLVYELELVAFASYLIGDSVTQASVVLSVMVFAMGIGSLAAKRLRWHAAVGFGAIETVLALVGGCSAMALYAVFAWTGGWGGMWAAGPRCLLVAFSLAIGLLIGAEVPLLMELIQRIRRQDAGGAVADLFAADYVGALVGGLAFPFLLLPFLGQLTGALLTGTVNVVAGGALVLGLFHRDLTHRARWTLLVAGLVVLGVLASAVALADDFERAARRAVYGRDVRVALQTDVQEVVLTGGTHGRPLDLFLDGRLRVGGRDERRYHEALVAPAMTGPHARVLILGGGDGLGAREVLRHRGVHRVDVVELDAGLVGLARHDPGLTALNGHAYDDPRVRVTTADALTWLRGAPEAAYDVVIADLPDPGITASTKLYSQEFYGLARRVLAPGGRLVVHAGPVATRPRVFWTVAATLRAAGFATAPYRVLGHDSGFPAGPDRSAGASRAPRDWGFLLAAPDPSAPRLTLDPRDAHPRTLTRADLAAAARAAARTRVAGLRASTLVHPRY